A portion of the Clupea harengus chromosome 18, Ch_v2.0.2, whole genome shotgun sequence genome contains these proteins:
- the vps33a gene encoding vacuolar protein sorting-associated protein 33A → MAAHLSYGRVNLNILREAARKDLREFLDKCAGSKAIVWDEYLTGPFGLIAQYSLLKEHEVEKMFTLKSGRLPPADVKNIIFFVRPRLELMDIIAENILSEDKLQTPREFNILFVPRRSMLCEQRLKEQGVLGSFTNIDEYILDLIPYDGDLLSMESESAFRECYLENDQTSLYHTAKGLMTLQALYGTIPQIFGKGECARHVANMMLRMKREFAGSQTQILPVFDTLLLLDRNVDLLTPLATQLTYEGLIDEIYGITNGYVKLPPEKFAQKKQGEGGKDLPTEPKKMPLNSAEELYAEIRDKNFNAVGAALSKKAKIISAAFEERHNAKTVGEIKQFVSQLPHMQAARTSLANHTSIAELIKDITTSEAFFDNLTVEQEFMTGVDTDKVNTYIEDCIAQKDPLLKILRLVCMQSVCNNGLKQKVLDFYKREILQTYGYEHLLTLNNLEKVGLLKSQITTRNNYPTIRKTLKLWMEDANEQNPNDISYVYSGYAPLSVRLTQLLARPGWRSIEEVLKLLPGPHFEERQQLPPGLHKKRQQGENRTTLVFFLGGVTYAEIAALRFLSQMEDSGTEYIIATTKLINGTSWVKSLMDRPDQQV, encoded by the exons ATGGCGGCACACTTGTCCTATGGACGAGTTAATCTGAACATTTTAAGAGAAGCAGCGCGTAAAGATCTTCGAGAATTTTTGGACAAATGTGCAGGAAGCAAG GCTATTGTATGGGACGAGTACTTGACGGGGCCTTTTGGGTTGATTGCCCAGTACTCCTTATTGAAG GAACATGAGGTGGAGAAGATGTTCACCCTCAAGAGTGGGAGGCTTCCACCGGCGGATGTTAAAAACATCATCTTCTTTGTGCGACCGAGACTGGAATTAATGGACATAATTGCAGAGAATATCTTAAG TGAGGACAAACTTCAGACACCTCGTGAGTTCAACATTCTGTTTGTGCCGCGTCGGAGCATGCTCTGTGAGCAGAGGCTGAAAGAGCAAGGGGTTCTGGGATCTTTCACAAACATCGACGAGTACATCCTGGACCTCATCCCATATGACGGGGACCTCCTCTCCATGGAGTCTGAGAGTGCATTTAGG gaaTGTTATTTGGAGAATGACCAGACAAGCCTGTATCACACAGCCAAAGGTCTAATGACCCTGCAGGCCCTCTATGGAACCATCCCACAGATCTTTGGCAAAGGAGAATGTGCGCGG CACGTGGCCAACATGATGCTGCGGATGAAGCGGGAGTTTGCGGGCAGCCAGACTCAGATCCTGCCCGTGTTTGACACGCTGCTTCTGCTGGACCGGAACGTGGACCTGCTCACCCCTCTGGCCACCCAGCTCACCTACGAGGGGCTCATCGACGAGATCTACGGCATCAccaatg GCTATGTGAAGCTTCCCCCTGAGAAGTTTGCCCAGAAGAAGCAGGGTGAGGGGGGCAAGGACCTGCCCACTGAGCCCAAGAAGATGCCGCTGAACTCAGCCGAGGAGCTGTACGCCGAGATCAGGGACAAGAACTTCAACGCCGTGGGGGCAGCACTGAGCAAGAAGGCCAAAATCATCTCTGCTGCGTTTGAG GAGCGGCACAACGCCAAGACTGTGGGTGAGATCAAGCAGTTTGTATCCCAGCTGCCCCACATGCAGGCAGCGCGCACCTCACTGGCCAATCACACCTCCATTGCGGAGCTCATCAAGGACATCACCA CATCGGAAGCTTTCTTTGACAATTTAACAGTGGAGCAGGAGTTCATGACTGGCGTAGACACAGATAAG GTCAACACGTATATTGAGGACTGCATTGCCCAGAAGGACCCTCTCCTCAAGATCCTGAGGCTGGTCTGCATGCAGTCTGTCTGCAACAATGGCCTCAAGCAGAAGGTGCTGGACTTCTACAAGAGGGAAATCCTGCAG ACTTATGGCTATGAGCACCTCTTGACTCTAAACAACCTGGAGAAGGTTGgcctgctgaagtcacagatcACCACCAGGAACAACTACCCCACCATTCGCAAGACCCTCAAACTTTGGATGGAGGACGCCAATGAACAG AATCCCAACGACATCTCGTACGTGTACAGCGGCTATGCTCCTCTGAGCGTTCGGCTGACGCAACTGTTGGCGCGGCCGGGCTGGAGGAGCATTGAGGAGGTGCTGAAACTGCTCCCTGGACCGCACTTCGAGGAGAGACAGCAGCTACCGCCGGGCCTTCATAAGAAAC GCCAGCAAGGAGAGAACCGAACCACGCTGGTGTTCTTCTTGGGGGGAGTGACCTATGCGGAGATCGCCGCCCTGCGGTTCCTCTCGCAGATGGAGGACAGTGGAACGGAGTACATCATCGCCACCACCAAGCTTATCAACGGAACCAGCTGGGTCAAATCCCTCATGGATCGGCCCGATCAGCAGGTCTGA
- the LOC105904315 gene encoding L-serine dehydratase/L-threonine deaminase, translated as MKTKRSLHMATPLRESLPLSKLAGTSIYLKLDSAQPTGSFKIRGIGHLCKTWAEQGCVRFVCCSGGNAGMAAAYSARKLGVPATIVVPSVTPAQTVQSLKDEGADVIIHGKALNESIEYGRQLAVNNPDWVFISPFDNPLIWEGHTSLVKELEADMDEKPGAVVLSVGGGGLLNGVVMGLRDAGWDDVPVIAMETVGAHSLNAAMKAGELVTLPAITSIATTLGLTRVSAQTMKLVGEHTVYSELVTDQEAVHAVEQFVDDEKVLVEPACGAALAAVYSDIIRRLQSEGKLAQKLGPVVVVVCGGNNISLEQLRRFKKQLGMNC; from the exons ATGAAGACCAAGCGCTCCCTTCACATGGCCACTCCTCTGAGAGAGAGCTTGCCCCTGTCCAAGCTGGCCGGCACTTCTATCTACCTGAAGCTGGACTCAGCCCAGCCCACTGGCTCCTTCAAGATCAGAGGCATTGGACACCTCTGCAAGACG TGGGCAGAGCAAGGATGCGTGAGATTTGTCTGCTGTTCAG GTGGTAATGCTGGGATGGCAGCAGCCTACTCTGCCCGTAAACTGGGGGTGCCCGCTACCATCGTGGTGCCCAGCGTGACCCCTGCCCAAACAGTTCAGAGTCTCAAAGACGAGGGGGCAGACGTGATCATCCACGGCAAA GCTCTTAATGAAAGCATTGAATATGGCCGTCAGCTCGCAGTCAATAACCCAGACTGggtcttcatctctcccttcgACAATCCACTTATTTG GGAGGGCCACACATCCCTGGTGAAGGAGCTGGAAGCAGACATGGATGAGAAGCCGGGGGCGGTGGTGCTGTCCGTGGGAGGTGGGGGTCTTCTGAATGGGGTGGTGATGGGCCTGCGGGACGCCGGCTGGGATGACGTCCCAGTCATCGCCATGGAGACCGTGGGGGCACACAGCCTGAATGCAGCCATGAAAGCCGGAGAACTTGTCACGCTGCCAGCCATCACCAG TATTGCGACGACGTTGGGCCTCACGCGCGTATCTGCACAGACCATGAAACTGGTTGGAGAGCACACAGTCTACTCTGAGCTCGTGACGGACCAGGAGGCCGTCCACGCTGTTGAGCAGTTCGTTG ACGACGAGAAAGTGTTGGTGGAGCCGGCTTGTGGCGCGGCCCTGGCTGCGGTGTACAGCGACATCATTCGTCGGCTGCAGTCGGAGGGCAAGCTGGCACAGAAGCTAGGCCCAGTGGTAGTGGTGGTCTGCGGCGGCAACAACATTAGTCTGGAGCAGCTCCGCCGGTTCAAGAAACAGCTGGGCATGAACTGCTAG